Within the Longimicrobiaceae bacterium genome, the region CTGACCCGCTCGTTCGATCACCTCGTCCAGGATGGGCACCATCATATCGGTGCCCTCGATGGAGAAGCGCTTCTGCCCGAAGAACGCCTTGTGCAGGTACTTCTCGAACCCCTCCACCTGCGAAAGGCGGCGGAGCAGCGACCGCTTCCCCTCGTCATCGAGGGGGAGGTGGTAGCGGCGGGACTCGATCGCATCACGCAGCCATTCCCGCTCGGCCGCGCCGACGATGTGATCGAACTCGTAGCCGATCGTGCCTGAATAAATGGCGCGGAGCCGTTCGATCCCCTCGAACGCGTTCCGCGCCTCGCCGGCGATGGGCCCTCCTACTCCGGAGGCGGGCAGTTGCTTCAGTATCTCTTCCGACAACCCGTGGGTGGCTGGTAGCAGCGCCGGGTCCGGGTCTGTCGGGTCCTCGAGCGGACTCAGCCGGGCGGCAGTGTGGCCGCGCGCTCGAATCGCTTCGGCAAGCTCATGCGCCCCGACGATGATCGAAACAGGTAGGGCGGTGGCAGCCGCACTTCGATCTCCCGTGGGCGCGAGCGCCGGTGCCGTGGTCAGCGCCTGCGGATCGAAATCCTGAAAGAAATCCCGCCAGGTGGAATCCACCGAGTCGGGATCGTTCCGGTAGCGCTCGTAAATATCGAGAACGTACCCCGCATTGGGGCCGTGAAAAGATCGGAGATCTGAAGTTTCGGACATGAAATGGGGTCCTTGCGTACTGACGGACGGCTTCTCCGCCGACGAGATCCTTTATTCTAACGTACCGCCGAAAAACCCGCTACGGCGAACGGTCGTTGCATGATTCTCGCCGTAGGCCGGTATGCGGCCTGCGGCAACGGGCGGCACCTGACGCCCCCGCTCAGGCTCTGCGAGCTGCTCGATAACGGATGTTTTCCGACCTTCTGTCGGGGTGTAGATTGTCGTCCCCGCCGCCTCCTGGCGGCCGCGTTTTGTCCGCCGGTCATCCTGGTGCCGCCGCTCATGGAGAGTTCGTCCGGATCCTTCTCGAGGAGCCGCTCGACCCTGCTGTGGCTTGCGAGCCTGCTCGCGTGCCTCCTCTCCGCGTGCGCGCAGAACCCTGCGGCGCGAGGGCCCTTTCCGGGCTTCGCCGAGTACGAGGGCATGTACGTCGACGAGCTGGAATTCGTTGGGGATCTGGTCCTCCCCCGCGACTCACTCGCGGCGATCACCATGGCGCACGCCCCTCGCTGTCGAGTGGCCTTTCTCCCGCGCAAGCTCTGCATCTTCGGGATGCGCCGGTATCGACTCAGCCTCACGGAGCTCTACGGCGACGTGGTACGGCTCCACCTCTTCTACCGTGATCACGGTTATTATGGCTCCCGGGTCACACCGTCGGTCGAGCCCATGGGTGAATACCTCTCAGTGCGCTTCGGGATCTCTCCCGGCGACCGGGTGGTGGTGACCGATCTCACCATCGAAGGGGTCGACAGCATCATCCCCTTCGAAGAGCTCGCCCGGGAGCTGCCGATCGCTACCGGCGGACCTTTCCGCCGGGTAGGCTTTCTGGCTGCGGCGGATACCATTCAGTCGGAGTTGTATCGCCGAGGTTACGCGTACGCTCAGGTCCTGAGGAACTATTCGATCGATACCATCGCCGACGTGGCGGAGGTGATCTACCAGGCTGTTCCCGGTCCCCAGGTGACTGTGGACAGCCTTGTCATTCTCGGCGCGGACGAGCTGGGGCCGACGACCATCCGTCGGCAGGTAGGAGTTCGCGAGGGCGATCTGCTCCAGCGACAGGAGCTCACGGAAAGCCAGCGGAGCCTCTATCAGTTGGGGATCGTCAACTACGCCGCAGTCGAGATCGCTCCCGACTCGCTCCAGCTCGACACGGATTCGACCACTGCCACGGTCGCCGTGCGGATCGTCGAAGCACCCAAGTACCTGACCGAAGCCGCGGTGGGCTGGGGACAGGTGGACTGCCTCCGGAGCGGCGTGCGGGCCAGAGATCGGAACTTTTTCGGCGGCGGGCGCACGATGGAGCTCACCGCCTCTGCGGCGAAGATCGGCGTCGGCTCTCCCCTCGACTTCGGCCTGCAAGGGTCCTTCTTCTGCCGCGACCTCGAGAACGATCTCTTCAGCGACGAGGTGACCTACCGGCTGGCGGCCGACTTCCGGCAGCCACGGCTCCTCGGTACGCGGACCCAGCTCAGCACCACGCTGCACACCGAGCGTCAGTCCGAGCTGCTGCTCTACCTGCGAGAATCGGTCGGTGGGCAGGTGAACGTGAGCCGGGAGGTGGGACGGGGAATGCTGGTGGGCACCGGCCTCCAGGTGGAGCGCGGGTCGACCTCCGCGTCACCGGCGATCTTCTGCGTGCTCTTCACCGCCTGCAGCAGCCTGGAGCAGGAGCCATTGCGACGCGATCGCTGGACCAACGCGGTGACCCTCACCGCGTCGCTCGATCGTACGACGAACCTCCTGCGGGTGACGAACGGCTACCAGCTACGGACGAACTTCGCCTGGGCATCGCCGGTGTTCCTCTCCGACGATACCTATTTCAGCGTGCTCGGCGAGGCCGCCGGCTATCTGGCCTTAAACTCCGAATGGGTGTTGGCGGCCCGTCTGCAAGCGGGGAGCTTCATCGCGGGGGCCGATGCCGTGCGGCGGGGTACCCTGCCCCCGGAGCGGCGATTTTACGCGGGAGGGCCGAATACGGTGCGAGGGTTCCCGATCAACGGCCTCGGCCCCCAGACCTACGTGGTGCAGGAAGACGACTACAACCGGGTCGTCCACGATGAAGGCCGTCCGGTCGAGGAGGTGCCTGCGCGCGCCTTCCCGCTAGGGGGCACCCAGGTGTTCGTGGGCAGCCTGGAGCTGCGGGGTCCGTCCCCCTTCCTCTCCGACTTCACCCGCCTCGCCGCCTTCGTCGATGTCGGACAGGTGTGGGCGGCGGGGGTGGAGGAGATCGACAACCGAGTGGACCTGGCGGGCGGGAACCTGGTGGTAACTCCAGGCTTCGGGTTGCGGATCTCGACCCCCGTCGGGCCGATCCGCGCGGATCTCGGGTACAACGCCTATGATCTGCGAGAAGGCCCGCTCTATCTCGCTACGGGAGGCGGCGGCGAAGGGTCCAGCGATCTGGTCATGCTCCTGCCGCGCTTTGCGCCGGAGCAGGAGACGCTGCTGGACCGGTTCCAGCTCCACATCGCGGTAGGGCAGGCGTTCTGATGCTCAAGCGCCGGCTGCGGCAGGGGACGATGCTCCTCGCCGGTCTCGCCGCCGGCTTCCTCCTGGCCCTCCTCGCGGCCTACCTCTATTTCCGCGCGGTCTCCGACGCGGCCCTGGCCGAAAGCGTGATCCGCACGGTTGGCCTTCCTCCCTCGGCTTTCGAGCTCGAGCGGGTGGAGGGGGACAGCATCGCCGTGGTTTCGGCCTCGGAGATCGTCGTCCGCTCCGAGGAAGGCGACACGATGTTCGCGGCCCCCACCGCGCGACTCCGCGTGCGTTTGAGCTCGCTCTCGGGCGATGGGCCGATCGTGGCGGACGAGGTCCGTCTCCTGCGGCCGTACGTCAACTTCGAGCAGTCTCCGTCAGGCGAGATCAACCTGACGCAGGCAATGGTAGTAACGGCCGGTGGGCAGGAGCTGGAGGGAGAGGAGGGGCGGCCGATCGAGCTGCGCGACGTGCGCCTGGAGGACGCCCGCATCCGCGTTGTCACTCCCTACGAGCCGGATTCGCTTTCCACCGAGCTACCCCCCGACGTGCGCCTGGCGCGCTCCGGCGGGTCGGCCATGCGCCTCCGCTGGGCGCGCAACGTCGACGCCCGTCTACCCCTCGTTCGGGTGGGTGGCGGCCAGGGGTGGCGGGTGGAAATTGCGGCTCTCACGGCCATGTTGACCGACCCGGCCACGAGGATCACCCAGCTGGCCGGGTTCGCTGAGGCCCCCGCCGACGGCCCCATCACCTTCGGCCTGCGGGAGCTGCGTACCGGTCAATCGGTGATGGCCGCCTCGGGCACCCTGGAATTCACCGAGAACGGGGTGCAGGTGGACGTCGAAGGCCAGGTGCAGCCACTTGCGTTTTCCGATGCGCGGTGGTTCGTGCCTGCCCTTCCCGAGGATGGAACCGCGCGCGGAGCCTTTGCCGTCCAGGGTGGCGTCGGGTCGCGCCTGGCAATTGGCGCGAGCGACCTCGAGGTGGAGGTGCGCGACTCCCGGATCACAGGCTATCTGTCGGCCGAGATCGGAGGTGACGCGCCCGCCGCGTTCGGCGAGACCCGTCTGTCTCTCGAGCCCCTCCGCATCGAGACGGTGCGCTCGTTCGGAATCGGTGCAGACCTTCCCTACACCGGAGAGATCACCGGCACGGTCAGTTCGGCCGGCGGGGTCGCGGGCGACACGGCGGAGCTGCAGCTCGACCTCACCGCGGCGGTCACGCCGGAGAGCCGCGAGACGACCGCTTCGACCATCTTCGTTCAGGGCCCCATCGCCCTCACCGAGGAGATGGAGGTGCGGTTCGCGGGGTTGAGGGTGGCGGTGCAGCCGCTCTACCTGGAGGCGCTGCGCCCCCTCTCTGAGGAGAATGCGGACCGCCTGAGAGGAGTCCTGCGCGGGAGCGTGATTCTGGAAGGCACCCCGCGTGATCTGCAGCTCAGCCAGGGTCGGCTCGATTATGAGGTGGGAGAAGCACCGGTCACCACGCTCACCGAGATTTCGGCCAGCATCCGGCTCGACCCCGAGCTTCGCTTCGACCTCTCTACCCAGGCGCAGCCGATTGCCCTGGGGACGTTGGCGGCGCTCTTCCCCGGACTGCCCTTCCGGAGCGCACGCTTCGCCGGGCCGCTCCGCTTGAGCGGCACCGCGGACGAGGTGCGGATCGACGCGCAGCTCGCGGGCTCCGCCGGTAGCATCATGGCGCAGGGAGCCGTCTGGCCCGGCGACCCCCTCCGCTTCGATGTAAACGGTGAGGTCGCGGCGTTCAACGCGGAAGCCGTGCTCGCCCGGTCGGTCCCGATGGAAGGACCGGTGACGGGAACCTTCCAGGTGAACGGCAGCAGCCAGCAGTTCGCTTTCGACGTGGACCTGGCGCAGGAAGGGGAGGAGGCGGAGCAGGAAGGGCGCTTCGCCCTGGCCGGCACCTTCCGCTCAGGGACCGACGCCCCGGCCCTGATCGACGTGGCGGGTGACGTATCGAACTTCAACCTGGGCGCGGTGATCGGTCGTCCGCGGCTGTTCCCCTCGCGGATGACCGGACGGATCGAGCTGACGGGCGGTGGAACCGACCCGTACCGCTTCGCCGTCGACCTTCGTGGCCAGGCGGGCATACTCGACCTATCGGGCTATTACCTCTCCGGCAAGGTTCCCCTCTATGCGGCATCGGGGCAGGTCGTCGGTCTCGATTTGAGGCAGTTGCCCGGACTGCAACTCCTCCCCTCCACCTCGCTGCGCGGCACGGTCGAGCTGGAGGGGCAGGGAACGAGTCTCGAGACACTCGCCGGTTCCCTGCGCTTCAACGCCCTCGGATCCACGGTGGGAGGGATGCGGCTCGACCGGCTGAACCTGGACCTCGCGGTGGATGACGGGGTGCTGCAGGTGCGCACGCTGGAAGGAGGCCTGGCGGGAACGCAGCTCAGCGCACAGGGGAGGCTGGGCCTCTCTCGTCCGGTCAGCGGGAACCCCCTACAGATCCGCGCGGTGTCCCGGGACCTCAGCCGCCTTGCCCCACTTGCCAGCGGTGTCACCGGTCTGCCGCCACGGCTTACCGGCTCGTTCGTCATGCAGGCGACGCTGACGGGGTCGATCCGCGCGCCCGTGGTCACCGCCTACTTCCGCGGGCAGGAGCTCCGCTACGAACGCTATCTTGCCGAGCGTCTGGAGCTGGACGCGGACCTGGCGATCGGCGAGAGGGTGGAGCAGATCGAGGGCTCGGTCCTGGTTTCGGGAGACGGGCTCGCCCTTCCCAACATGACCATGGACTCGCTGCGGTTCGCCGCGGATGGGACGCAGGACAGCATGGCCGTCCGCCTGGCAGTGACGCGCGAGGCGGGCAGCGACATCCAGCTCAGGGGAGCCCTCGAGCTGGAGGGGAGGGAACCGCGCGGCCTCCTGCTGGATTCCCTGCTGCTCCGCGCGGGGCTCCTCGTCTGGGACCTGGAGGCCCCGGCGGAGGTTCGCTGGGGTGGGCCTGACGGCGTGCAGGTCTCGAACTTCGTGCTGCGGAGCCGCACCGATCCCAACGCCAGCGTCAGGATTGCCGGGCAGCTTCCGGAGAGCGGTGCGACGGACCTGAGGATGGAGGTGCGACGCCTCGACCTCGAGCTGGTCCGCCGCCTCCTGCCGGACGCCCCAGACCTCGGAGGCGTGGTCGACCTCGACCTGCTCCTGCAGGGCACCACGCAGACGCCGAGACTGGTCGCCCGGGCTTACGGATCCGGGCTGCGCTACCAGGGAGTGCTGCTCGACTCGATGTCGCTGAACGCGCAGTACGATGCGCAGCGACTGGTGACTGAGGCCAACCTATGGCAGGGCTCGGTGCCGGTGGCGGTGGCTCGTGCAGAGATCCCGATGACCGTGACGCTCGACGGGGTCGCTCCCTCGGGAGAGCTGATCCGCACCGAGCCGGTCGTGGCCAACATTCGCGCCGATTCGCTCCCCCTGGGGCTGCTCACCGCCGGATCGTCGCAGGTCTCCGATGGTGCCGGCATGATCGTCGGTCAGCTCGACCTGCAAGGGACCGCCGAGGACCCCCTGCTCAGCGGCTACGCCACCGTGATCAACGGCGCCGTCACCGCTCCGCAACTCGGCCGGAGGTTCGAGCGCATCTCCGGGCATTTCATCCTCGACGAGCAGCAGATCCTCATCGACTCGCTGGTGGTCTGGAGCGCCGGGCGCGGCGAGGTGAACGGCTCGGTGCGGGTGACGGACCTCGAGCGGCCGGAGCTCTATCTCACCGCGTCCTTCGATGGCTTCCACGCCATCGACAACCGTCAGATCGCCAACCTGACCATGTCGGGCAACGTACGCCTCGAGGGAGTCATGCCCGAACCGGTGCTCACCGGCTCGGTGCGCCTCCAGGACGGCGCGATCTACATCCCGTCGCTCGGGGAGCAGGTCCCGCTGGAGATCGCGAACGTCGACGTGGGCCAGGTGGGAGCCGACACCGCGGTCGCCGCGGCCATCGGGCCAAGCCTCCTGGAACAGGTTCGCATCAGCGGTCTGGAGGTCGCCGTCGAGGAGGGGGTCTGGCTCGAGTCGGACGAGGCCAACGTCCAGATTCGCGGGGACCTGGTAGTGATCCGGAACGGGCCGGACATGCAGCTCTTCGGCACCATGGAGGCGGTGCGTGGCACCTACACCCTTCCGATCGGACCGCTCTATCGCGAGTTCGAGGTGGTGAGCGGCTCCGTGCGCTTCCTGGGAACACCCAACTTCAACCCCGAGATCGACATCACGGCGGAGCACGAGGTGCAGGCCGGAACCGCGGGGGGACAGCAGGCGCTCGCAGTGCTCGTGCACCTGACCGGAACGCTCGAGAACCCCAGCATCGAGCTGACCTCCAATACCCGTCCGCCCCTGCCGGAGTCGGAGTTGTTGAGCTGGCTGGTCTTCGGACAGCCCTCCTTCCGCTTGAACCAGGGGACAGGTGCCCTGGCGCAACAGCTCGTCATCCAGGAGTTCGTCGGCGGCCTGCTCAGTCGCCAACTCAACGACCTGGGGCTCCCCTGCGAGTACTTCCGCCTCCGCGGCCGCCCGAACCTTCTGAACCTGGTGGATCCGCTCGGTGCCACCTCGCTGGAGTGCGGGGTGCAGGTGGTCGAGGACCTCTTCCTCACCCTGGAGACGGGGGTGCTCTCTTCCCTCAGGGGAGACAACAGCTCGGTTCGCGGCACGCTGTTCGGCCTGCGTATGGATTGGCGAGTGAACGACCAGCTGACGACGACGATCGCGCGGGAGCCGGTGCAGTCGGCGCTGGGAACGCTCTACATCACCGCGTCCGAGATCCCCTACCAGTTCTCGGTCGAGGTCCGGGGCACCTGGGAGTTCGAGAAACCGAGACAGACCGAGCTGCCGGTGCCCGATCTCGAGGAAGATTCCGTAGTAGAGTCCGCTCCGATCGAAGCCGTCGCACCCCCCGATACCCTTTCCGAGTCTCCGGAAGGGGGCGGCCCGGCGAACGAGCGGGAGGGCGAGGAGCTACCGCAACCGCCTCCCAACGGCGCCGATCCTCAGGCCGCCCGGCCCGAAAACGAGGAGTGAACGACAAAGGGCCGGTCCTGCGTGGGCCGGCCCTTTCTCCCAGGACGCAAAAGCAAAGCGGTTCAGAGCACGGGGCGGCGCTCCGCGTTCTCCTCGTTCAGCTCGATGTGAATGCTGTCGCCGGTGACCTCGATCGGCTCGTTCCAGTACAGCTCTTCGTAGGGCAGGGCATAGCGGCCGTAGACCCACCACTGCCCTTCGGGCACCTCGAAGACGGCGATACCATCAGTGTTGGTGGTGTCGGCCACGGGTTCCACACCCCGCTGCTCAACCTTCGCGTCGGCGACCTGCTGGAAGTCACGGAACGCTTCCTCCGCCCAGGCGTCGCGGGCGGCGCGCAACGAATCCGCGCGAGCCATGGTCGCCTGCTGGAGCGCCGTAACCCGGGCTTGAGCAGAGTCCACCGCTTGCTTGACGCTTTCAACCTCCCTCTCTAGTCTGCTGAAAGTCTCGAATACCTCTCGGTATTCGGGGGTATCCAGGAGGTCCTGCTCCTGCATCTGCTGGGTTCGCTGGGCGACGACTCCCAGGGAGTCCTGCAGCGATTGCAGGCGCGCTTCGAGCTCGGTCTGCTGCTGCTGCGCCTGGACGATCTGTTGCCGCTGCGCGATCAGGTCAGGGGGAATAGGAGGCTCGGGAGTGCCGTAGGCGGCTTCCAGCGAATCAAAGATGGCGTCGCGGTCGTAGGGGAGAAGCTGGATCGGGACTTCCGGCAGAGGGATACTCTGCCCGATACTGTCTTCGACCATCGTTACTTCCGCTACGACCTGGGTTCTGCTGCACGCAGCCGACCCGAGAAGCAGGGTCAGGAGCGGCAGCGCAAATGCTCGCTTCATTTGCAACTCCAGCATTCAATTAGAGTTAGGCTCTCTAGCCAGGGGAAAAGTTTGAGCCAAGGTACCGAGCGTCCATTTTCTTTTCAACCCCGTCCGGCTGGGGGCTCCCTGAAACGCGTCCTGTCGGAGCTACTGCTTTTTCTGGGCCTCGGACTGGTTGCCGTGCCGGTGGCAGGGGGGCAGGACACCGGCGGACTGCAGATTCCCGCGCCGGTCGGCTACGTCAACGATTTCGCCGACATCATCCCTCCGGAGCGTGAGCGCCAGATCGACGCGGTGATACAGGAGGTGCGCGCGAAATCGGGGGGCGAGATGGTGGTCGTGACTCTGCCTTCACTGCAGGGTCGGACGGCAGACGAGGTGGCGCTGGCGATCGGTCGGCAGTGGGGTGTCGGGCGGGTCGGGGAGCCGGGTGATCCGGCACGAAACACCGGCCTGATCGTGCTGGTAGCGCCGCAGGAGCGCCGCTGGAAAATCGAGGTCGGCCTCGGCACCAACACGTTCATTACCGCTTCGGAGGCGGGCCGCATCGGTCGGGAGCAGATGGTTCCGGCCTTCCAACAAGAGGACTACGGGCTGGGGATCCTGCGCGGCGTGACCGCCCTGGCGATGGAGTACGCCGAGCGGTTCGGCTTCGAGTTGACCGGAGAGATCCCGGCGGAGGCGCAACCGCAAAGCGGTGGAGGGGGCGGAGGTGGACCGGGGATCTTCACCTGGGTGGTCATCGCAGTCATCCTGTTGATTCTGTTTTCCGGGCGGCGAGGTGGTGGGGGTCGAGGTGGAGGCGGTGGCCCCGGCGGGCGAGGTGGGGGCGGAAGGCGTCGCTATCACGGGGGACCCGTGATCATCCCCTTTCCCATCGGTGGGGGATGGGGCCGGGGTGGATTCGGTGGCTTCGGTGGTGGTTTTGGTGGGGGTGGATTCGGTGGAGGCGGATTCGGCGGATTTGGTGGAGGTGGCGGCTTCGGCGGCGGCGGGGCAGGGGGGAGCTGGTGATCACGATAGAGACCGAGGATCCAATGGAGCCGATCGAGAGGGCGCGTGAGTTCGCGAGGAGGCTGGAGGAGATCT harbors:
- a CDS encoding BamA/TamA family outer membrane protein, with translation MESSSGSFSRSRSTLLWLASLLACLLSACAQNPAARGPFPGFAEYEGMYVDELEFVGDLVLPRDSLAAITMAHAPRCRVAFLPRKLCIFGMRRYRLSLTELYGDVVRLHLFYRDHGYYGSRVTPSVEPMGEYLSVRFGISPGDRVVVTDLTIEGVDSIIPFEELARELPIATGGPFRRVGFLAAADTIQSELYRRGYAYAQVLRNYSIDTIADVAEVIYQAVPGPQVTVDSLVILGADELGPTTIRRQVGVREGDLLQRQELTESQRSLYQLGIVNYAAVEIAPDSLQLDTDSTTATVAVRIVEAPKYLTEAAVGWGQVDCLRSGVRARDRNFFGGGRTMELTASAAKIGVGSPLDFGLQGSFFCRDLENDLFSDEVTYRLAADFRQPRLLGTRTQLSTTLHTERQSELLLYLRESVGGQVNVSREVGRGMLVGTGLQVERGSTSASPAIFCVLFTACSSLEQEPLRRDRWTNAVTLTASLDRTTNLLRVTNGYQLRTNFAWASPVFLSDDTYFSVLGEAAGYLALNSEWVLAARLQAGSFIAGADAVRRGTLPPERRFYAGGPNTVRGFPINGLGPQTYVVQEDDYNRVVHDEGRPVEEVPARAFPLGGTQVFVGSLELRGPSPFLSDFTRLAAFVDVGQVWAAGVEEIDNRVDLAGGNLVVTPGFGLRISTPVGPIRADLGYNAYDLREGPLYLATGGGGEGSSDLVMLLPRFAPEQETLLDRFQLHIAVGQAF
- a CDS encoding translocation/assembly module TamB domain-containing protein — protein: MLKRRLRQGTMLLAGLAAGFLLALLAAYLYFRAVSDAALAESVIRTVGLPPSAFELERVEGDSIAVVSASEIVVRSEEGDTMFAAPTARLRVRLSSLSGDGPIVADEVRLLRPYVNFEQSPSGEINLTQAMVVTAGGQELEGEEGRPIELRDVRLEDARIRVVTPYEPDSLSTELPPDVRLARSGGSAMRLRWARNVDARLPLVRVGGGQGWRVEIAALTAMLTDPATRITQLAGFAEAPADGPITFGLRELRTGQSVMAASGTLEFTENGVQVDVEGQVQPLAFSDARWFVPALPEDGTARGAFAVQGGVGSRLAIGASDLEVEVRDSRITGYLSAEIGGDAPAAFGETRLSLEPLRIETVRSFGIGADLPYTGEITGTVSSAGGVAGDTAELQLDLTAAVTPESRETTASTIFVQGPIALTEEMEVRFAGLRVAVQPLYLEALRPLSEENADRLRGVLRGSVILEGTPRDLQLSQGRLDYEVGEAPVTTLTEISASIRLDPELRFDLSTQAQPIALGTLAALFPGLPFRSARFAGPLRLSGTADEVRIDAQLAGSAGSIMAQGAVWPGDPLRFDVNGEVAAFNAEAVLARSVPMEGPVTGTFQVNGSSQQFAFDVDLAQEGEEAEQEGRFALAGTFRSGTDAPALIDVAGDVSNFNLGAVIGRPRLFPSRMTGRIELTGGGTDPYRFAVDLRGQAGILDLSGYYLSGKVPLYAASGQVVGLDLRQLPGLQLLPSTSLRGTVELEGQGTSLETLAGSLRFNALGSTVGGMRLDRLNLDLAVDDGVLQVRTLEGGLAGTQLSAQGRLGLSRPVSGNPLQIRAVSRDLSRLAPLASGVTGLPPRLTGSFVMQATLTGSIRAPVVTAYFRGQELRYERYLAERLELDADLAIGERVEQIEGSVLVSGDGLALPNMTMDSLRFAADGTQDSMAVRLAVTREAGSDIQLRGALELEGREPRGLLLDSLLLRAGLLVWDLEAPAEVRWGGPDGVQVSNFVLRSRTDPNASVRIAGQLPESGATDLRMEVRRLDLELVRRLLPDAPDLGGVVDLDLLLQGTTQTPRLVARAYGSGLRYQGVLLDSMSLNAQYDAQRLVTEANLWQGSVPVAVARAEIPMTVTLDGVAPSGELIRTEPVVANIRADSLPLGLLTAGSSQVSDGAGMIVGQLDLQGTAEDPLLSGYATVINGAVTAPQLGRRFERISGHFILDEQQILIDSLVVWSAGRGEVNGSVRVTDLERPELYLTASFDGFHAIDNRQIANLTMSGNVRLEGVMPEPVLTGSVRLQDGAIYIPSLGEQVPLEIANVDVGQVGADTAVAAAIGPSLLEQVRISGLEVAVEEGVWLESDEANVQIRGDLVVIRNGPDMQLFGTMEAVRGTYTLPIGPLYREFEVVSGSVRFLGTPNFNPEIDITAEHEVQAGTAGGQQALAVLVHLTGTLENPSIELTSNTRPPLPESELLSWLVFGQPSFRLNQGTGALAQQLVIQEFVGGLLSRQLNDLGLPCEYFRLRGRPNLLNLVDPLGATSLECGVQVVEDLFLTLETGVLSSLRGDNSSVRGTLFGLRMDWRVNDQLTTTIAREPVQSALGTLYITASEIPYQFSVEVRGTWEFEKPRQTELPVPDLEEDSVVESAPIEAVAPPDTLSESPEGGGPANEREGEELPQPPPNGADPQAARPENEE
- a CDS encoding TPM domain-containing protein → MPVAGGQDTGGLQIPAPVGYVNDFADIIPPERERQIDAVIQEVRAKSGGEMVVVTLPSLQGRTADEVALAIGRQWGVGRVGEPGDPARNTGLIVLVAPQERRWKIEVGLGTNTFITASEAGRIGREQMVPAFQQEDYGLGILRGVTALAMEYAERFGFELTGEIPAEAQPQSGGGGGGGPGIFTWVVIAVILLILFSGRRGGGGRGGGGGPGGRGGGGRRRYHGGPVIIPFPIGGGWGRGGFGGFGGGFGGGGFGGGGFGGFGGGGGFGGGGAGGSW